One genomic window of Parus major isolate Abel chromosome 11, Parus_major1.1, whole genome shotgun sequence includes the following:
- the LOC107209693 gene encoding pancreatic secretory granule membrane major glycoprotein GP2-like yields MTANVSSEHDNKSELFRACLFFQERIVRCLLLLSVLCLAGCEGNKSELASTHGLRPEVALRVKRNPDACLPNPCQHHGQCQVTVDRPVCICKPGFTGEFCQDMVLKLACEEEHMKMMVRKEVFELLKIPLELVHLKNQACKVSEKEEEGELFFAATLTGENHTACGSVIQQNSSHVSYSNIIKSEREAHRATISRSFQLEVHFSCIYAYEQVVRLPFTLTAVDKLVQFVVREGHFNVSMRLYKSPSYLEPYPLPSVAVPLMDTLYVLLKLEGQHQLKYFLLSVLECWATPSTDPHQDMQHKLIEQGCPHDETVTYLNAIGESTTAKFSFQMFQFVGYPEVFLHCRVQLCLPDSPERCAKQCPGHWRNRRALADDYNRIVSYGPILLLAAPSSGAETHHSSTDQQDPVGPSPWLSRALVPLCVLAVLAVAAAAVSVGRRMV; encoded by the exons ATGACTGCAAACGTCTCCAGTGAGCATGATAACAAATCTGAGTTATTCAGAGCCTGCTTGTTTTTCCAGGAAAGGATTGTGAgatgtttgctgctgctctctgtgctctgcctggctggctgTGAAGGCAACAAGA GTGAGCTGGCAAGCACCCATGGCCTGAGGCCAGAGGTTGCCCTCCGTGTCAAGAGGAACCCAGATGCCTGCCTGCCAAACCCGTGCCAGCACCACGGGCAGTGCCAGGTGACTGTGGACAGACCAGTTTGCATCTGCAAGCCAGGCTTCACAGGGGAATTCTGCCAAG ATATGGTACTGAAGTTGGCTTGTGAGGAAGAGCACATGAAGATGATGGTGAGGAAGGAGGTGTTTGAGCTCTTGAAAATCCCCCTGGAGCTTGTCCACTTGAAGAACCAGGCATGCAAGGtctcagagaaggaagaagagggtGAGCTGTTTTTTGCAGCCACTCTCACAGGTGAAAACCACACTGCCTGTGGATCAGTAATCCAG CAAAACAGTTCCCATGTCTCGTACTCCAACATCATCAAGTCAGAGCGGGAGGCCCACAGGGCCACGATCTCCCGGAGTTTTCAGCTGGAGGTGCACTTTTCCTGCATCTACGCCTACGAGCAGGTTGTGAGACTGCCCTTCACTCTCACTGCTGTTGACAA GCTGGTACAGTTTGTGGTCAGAGAAGGACACTTCAATGTCAGCATGAGACTGTACAAGTCCCCCTCCTACCTCGAGCCTTATCCCCTGCCAAGTGTGGCTGTCCCCCTCATGGACACACTCTATGTCCTGCTGAAATTAGAAGGGCAGCACCAGCTCAAGTACTTCCTGCTGAGTGTTTTGGAATGCTGGGCCACACCAAGCACGGATCCACACCAGGACATGCAGCACAAGCTCATTGAGCAGGG gtgtccccatgACGAGACGGTGACCTATCTGAATGCCATTGGAGAGAGCACTACTGCCAAGTTCAGCTTCCAGATGTTTCAGTTTGTTGGTTACCCTGAGGTGTTCCTGCACTGCCGTGTCCAGCTCTGTCTTCCTGACAGCCCAGAGCGCTGTGCCAAG CAATGCCCCGGGCACTGGAGGAACAGGCGAGCACTGGCAGATGACTACAATAGGATTGTCTCCTATGGGCCCATcctcctgctggctgctccttcctcGGGAGCAGAGACCCACCATTCCAGCACGGACCAGCAGGACCCAGTGG GACCCAGCCCATGGCTCTCCAGGGCCCTCGTTCCGCTGTGTGTGCTCGCTGTGCTCGCTGTGGCTGCTGCGGCTGTCAGCGTGGGGCGCCGAATGGTTTAG